In Bacillus oleivorans, the genomic stretch AACTGCTTCTATTTTTTCCTCTATGTTAAATTTAGACATATAAAAACTGCACCTCCAATTGTTAGTTGTGTGTCTAACAATTGGGGTGCAGTTCAATTTTTGGTGGTTTTTTTGTACATAGGTAATGGGTAAAAGGATGAATATCGATTGTAGGAATGATCGATCACCTTTTATAATAAAAGGAATGAAGGTTTAGTTATTACGACTTAGGAGGAGCAAAATTTGACATTGCAAACGGAAAATATTCGGATCATTCCACTCGGGGGAGTTGGAGAAGTCGGGAAAAATATGTATGTCGTTGAGGTCCAGGATCAGCTTTTTATTTTGGACGCCGGCATCATGCTGCCAGAAACGGAAATGTTCGGGATTGATATTGTTATTCCTGACATGAATTACATAATCGAAAATCAGGATCGAGTGAAAGCGATTCTTTTGTCACATGGACATGAGGACCATATTGGTGCCCTTCCATACTTACTTAGACATGTAAAGGCTCCAGTTTATGGTACCAAACTGACCATTGCATATGCAAAAACTCTTGTAAAAGAGATCGGAGTCAAAGGTACTGTAAAATTTTTTGAAATTAATAATCAAAAAACATTAAAGTTTGATGACGTTTCTGTCTCCTTTTTTAGAACGAATCACACGATTCCTGATTCGGTTGGAATTTGTATCCATACTTCATTGGGAACAGTGGTTTATACGGGTGACTTTAAATTTGATCAGTCTGCATCGAAATGGTATCGAAGTGATTTAGGAAAAATGGCGCAAATTGGCCAAAAAGGAGTCCTTTGTCTGTTATCGGACAGCATGCAGGCTGAAACACCAGGGTATACCACTTCCGACTCCTATTTATATAAAGAATTGTCACATTCCATGCAAGTTTCAGATGGGAGAATCGTGGCTGGCTGCTATTCGTCAGATTTGATTCGGATCCAGCAGGTTTTGGGTGCAGCAGCCGAAAATAATCGCAGGGTTATTATTACAGGCAAGAATGTGAAATCTAATTTAGATCTGGCCATCAGTTTAGGGTATATACAGTTGGAGGAAGAGTGTTTGATCGATTCATCAGAAATAAATGACTATGCTGACCATGAACTTGTCTTTTTAGTAACGGGCAGTCACGGAGATCTATTTGAGACTTTGCAAAAAATGGCCACTGGCCAAAATCGTACTCTCCAGATTCAAGCTAATGATACAGTCCTTCTTTCCACCCATGTTCCAATGGGCGGTGAGGTTTTCTTATTTAAAACAATGGATGTGCTGAGCAGGGCTGGGGCAACGGTTCGTTCATCGCATAAGCTTTTGCATGGAGACGGACATGGCAGTCAGGAAGACTTAAAGCTTATGCTTAATCTAATGAAGCCTAAATTTTTTATACCAATCCGCGGGGAATTCAAATCGCTTTTCGCTCATGCCAATTTGGCTCGGGAATTAGGGGTAGAAAGTGAAAATATTGTGATTCCTGACCGCGGTGATGTAATTGAATTAAGTGAAAACGGGATTGAGCAGGCAGATAAGGTGACTGCAGGAAATGTTTTAATTGACGGCAGCGGTGTTGGTGACATTGGCAATATTGTATTAAGAGACCGGAAGCTTTTATCCCAGGATGGCATCTTTATTGTGGTTGTGACGATTAACAAAACGAAAAGAAGTATCGTTTCTGGCCCTGAAATTATTTCGCGCGGCTTTGTATATGTGAGAGAGTCAGAAAGGCTAATGGAAGATTCAACTGCAAAAGTAAAAGAAATTGTAGAAAAAATCTTGCAGGACTCAGGATCGATTGATTGGGCATTATTAAAGCAAAACATTCGAGACCAGCTCCATTTTTATTTATTCGAACAAACAAAGAGACGTCCGATGATCCTTCCGATCATCATGGAGATTTAATTTAATAATTGTGTTGCAGCCCCTTCTCATGAAAGGTTTTGGCTTAGGAAGAATGATTTTCTGCAGTCCGTTCATACTATTCTTAAAGCCTTTGATGAAAGGGGATTTTTTTATGCACTCGAATGAGCAAGAAGAGCGTGAAGGACAAAAGGACGAACCGAAATCATCTGCATTAATTGATAAAATTCAGCAGCTTGGACAAACCAATGTTCCGACAATGGCACAGGATACAAATATCCATTGCCTCACGATTGTCGGTCAGATTGAAGGGCATATGCAGCTTCCTCCACAAAATAAAACAACGAAATATGAACATTTAATCCCACAGATTGTGGCTATTGAACAAAACCCTAAAATAGAAGGATTGCTGGTTATTTTGAATACAGTTGGCGGAGATGTGGAAGCAGGTCTTGCGATTGCAGAAATGCTTGCTTCCCTTTCAAAACCGACTGTTTCCCTAGTGCTGGGAGGGGGACATTCAATCGGAGTTCCCATTGCTGTAGCATGTAATTATAGTTTTATCGCGGAAACGGCTACTATGACAATCCACCCTGTTCGGTTAACTGGCCTTGTTATCGGTGTACCGCAAACATTTGAATACCTGGATAAGATGCAAGAGCGAGTCGTAAGTTTTGTTACACGTCATTCTAACGTGACAGAGGAAAAGTTTAAAGATTTAATGTTTGCAAAAGGGAACTTAACGCGCGATATCGGAACGAATGTTGTGGGTAAAGAAGCGGTGGAATACGGTTTGATTGATGCATCTGGCGGAGTTGGTGCTGCACTAGAGAAATTAAATGAATTGATTGAGCAGAAAAAGGATTCCAAAGAAGAAGGGCTCGTTCAATGATTTTATACACGATCGTCCCGCATGATCAAATATTTCCGACTGATCAAGCCGTATATTCCGCACAAAAATTAATCGAATATAATGGAATTCCTGTGCTAGTGGAGCAGGAAGAAGACCATTCATTTCGAATAGTTAAAGTAGTAAGCAGTGATCCTAATCATTTTTTACGAGAAGATTGCTGTCCGGGTACAAAAATATCGTTTTTTTCCTCAGGGAGCTAACAACTATGATATAATGAACATCTAAGAAGCAGCCAATAATTGGCTGCTTCTTTACCCATGACAGTTGGTAAGCTTTAAGGGAATAGGTGAAGAAAATGTCAAAAAAGAAAAAACGCAGAAGTTCTCAGAGAAAGGAAATAAAACGAACGATTCAGTATGAAATTGCCGCCCTCATTTTGCTGGCTTTAACGATTGTCGCTGCGCTAGAGCTGGGCGTCATTGGAAATGCAATTATTTTTGTTTTTCGCTTTTTCTTTGGTGAATGGTACATATTGCTGTTATTAGCTTCCATATCATTAAGCTTTTATTTTATGTGGAAACGAGAATGGCCATATCTTTTTGGAAGAAGGTTGCTAGGAATCTATTTAATAACCTGTTCTCTGCTTTTATTAAGTCACGTTACTTTATTTGAATTGCTTATATCAGAAAATAATCTGCAGCAGCCAAGTGTGATTGCGAATACTTGGGAGTTATTTTGGCTCGATGTGAATGGCGAGACATCTACTCATGATCTTGGCGGAGGAATGATTGGAGCGTTTCTCTTTGCTTTTTCCTACTTTCTGGTCGAAGATTTAGGGACAAAAATTGTGGCCTATATCATCATTTTGATTGGACTGGCTTTGCTTACAGGCAAAACATTCGGGGATTTATTTGGGAAAGGGATTGAACGAACCGGTCAATTTTTTAAAAAGCAATGGGCAACCTTTAGAAATGACCTGTCTCAATTTAAAGAAAAAAGAAGAGAAAAGAAAGAACAGCAGCAGTCTTTGCAGGAACGGATAGAAATATTAGATCCTATTGATGAAGACGAAGACGGTTTAGCAGCACTGAGAGAAGAACCAATCATATCTAATTTTGCAGAAAGAGCCTACAAACATAATCAAAAATCCTCTGCATCTATAGGAAGCGAAAAGAAATCGCGAAATAATGATGCAGATTTATTAGAAGATCAAGAAGGACCTTCGATTCAATTTACGGAAGTTGAAAACAAGGATTATCAACTGCCGCCATTGCACCTGTTACGGATGCCAAAACAGTCAGATCAAAGCGGAGAATATGAATTTGTTCACGCTAATGCAGCCAAGCTCGAAAGAACCTTTCAAAGCTTTGGCGTAAAGGCAAAAGTGACACAAGTACATATTGGTCCAGCTGTTACTAAATATGAAGTTCATCCCGATATCGGGGTAAAGGTAAGCAAAATTGTCAATTTATCTGATGATTTGGCATTGGCTTTAGCAGCTAAAGATATTCGTATCGAAGCCCCAATCCCTGGAAAATCAGCAATAGGAATTGAAGTTCCTAATTCTGAAGTGGCAATGGTTAGCTTACGAGAAGTATTGGATGCAACGATTGATGTTAAACCTGAATCAAAGCTTCTGATTGCATTAGGCCGAGACATAACCGGTGAAGCGGTTTATGCCGAATTAAATAAAATGCCCCATTTATTAGTTGCCGGTGCTACCGGATCAGGAAAGAGCGTTTGTATTAACGGGATTATTACCAGTATATTAATGCGGGCGAAACCGCATGAAGTTAAATTAATGATGATTGACCCGAAAATGGTAGAATTAAATGTCTATAATGGCATTCCGCACCTGCTGGCTCCGGTTGTGACAGATGCTAAAAAAGCATCGCAAGCCCTGAAAAAAGTCGTAAGCGAGATGGAAAGACGCTACGAGCTATTCTCACACACCGGTACCCGAAATATTGAAGGGTATAATGAACTGGTTAAAAAACAAAACGCGGACCGTGAAGAAAAGCAGCCATTACTCCCTTATATTGTTGTGCTAGTGGACGAGCTTGCAGACTTAATGATGGTTGCTTCCAACGATGTCGAGGATTCAATTACGAGACTGGCGCAAATGGCTCGTGCTGCCGGGATTCATTTGATTATTGCCACCCAGCGGCCGTCCGTTGATGTTATTACAGGAGTAATCAAAGCTAATATCCCGTCAAGGATTGCTTTTGCTGTATCGTCCCAAACAGACTCGAGAACAATCTTGGATATGGGTGGAGCAGAGAAGCTGCTAGGTCGCGGGGACATGCTCTTTCTGCCTGTTGGGGCAGCCAAACCGACCCGGATTCAAGGAGCCTTTATGTCGGATGAGGAAGTAGAAGAAGTTGTCAATTTCGTTATTTCTCAACAAAAAGCGCAATACAATGAAGACATGATTCCTGAAGATATTATCGAAGAACATGAAGATGTAGATGATGAGCTTTATGAAGATGCGGTTGATTTAGTAATTGAGATGCAAACGGCTTCCGTATCGATGCTGCAAAGGCGGTTTCGGATTGGCTATACGCGCGCTGCACGGTTAATTGACGAAATGGAGGTTCGCGGAATTGTCGGTCCTTATGAAGGCAGTAAACCGCGCGCCGTTTTAGTATCAAAAACGAACGATGAGGCAACTCCTTCTTAAAAAAGTTCGGCTGTCTGCTTATTTGGTAACATGCACCATTCCTTGCTTGAAAGATTGCAAATGGGCATAAAACCAAGGGAGACAGCCGTTTCTATTTATGTAAAAACTCTAATTTTTTAATATTTCTTGCTTTTAACCATATTCTTTTATTCGACAATTTTTTAATTATCCTATTTATTTATATGTAAAAAGTATGTTATATTATTTTCGATTAGTAGAACTTTGAATTTAAAATAATAGTGATAGCGGAGGGGCACTATGTCTATGGAGCCCGATCATGGTCACCTTTACTTACAGGTGATTGATAGGCTAAAAAAACGTATTGAAGAAGGTACATATCGAGAAAAGGAGCGTTTACCTTCCGAGTTTGACCTGGCTAAAGATTTAGGAGTCAGCCGAGCAACACTCAGGGAGGCTCTTCGTGTGTTAGAGGAGGAAAATGCAGTAGTCCGAAGACACGGAGTAGGTACATTCGTTGCTCCAAAGCCACTGCTTAATTCAGGGATCGAACAGCTACATAGTGTCACAGGCATGATTAAAAATGCTGGTCTCCGTCCGAGAACTATTTTTTTAAATTCTAGTGAAATTGGCTCGACAGAAGAAGACAAAAATCGCTTTATGATAACCGATCAGGATGAACTGCTATTAGTTGAAAGAGTTCTGACAGCAAATGGGGAACCGATTGTATATTGTCTAGATAAAATTCCAAAATATATCTTAAAGGAACCATTTGCTCTTAATCAGGATTCGATTTTTAATTTAATAGAGGAAAAAGCGAAATGCAGGATTGCCTACGCTGTGTCAGAAATTGAACCAGTCGGCTATCATGAAAAGATTTCTCCTCTGTTAAATTGCGATCCTGAAATCGCATTGCTTTTGCTGAAGCAGCTTCATTATGACGAGGCGGAGCGTCCTGTCCTTTATTCTGTCAACTACTTTAGAGCCGATGCTTTTCGTTTCCAGGTTGTCCGCCGCCGCAATTTATTCGGCGGAGCTAACAGTTTAAAGAAACAGTAGATGACTGGAAAAATATTTAAAGGAAAAATTAGAAGGGGGTTTTAAAAGAATGAAAAAGCTTAAGTTTGGTTTTATCCTTTCACTTGTATTAGCTTTGGGAACTTTCCTCGCTGCCTGCGGTAATGCTGGAGAAGAGGGAGAAGAAGGAACTGGCGGTAATAATGCAGGCGGTGGCGCTGAAAATGCCGGTGATTTCACAGTAGCAATGGTAACTGATGTCGGCGGTGTAGATGACAAATCCTTTAACCAATCAGCTTGGGAAGGTCTTCAAGCATTTGGGGCAGAGCAAGGACTTGAACAAGGTACAAATGGTTACCACTACCTTCAATCAAAAGGTAATGCTGACTATGCAACAAACTTAAATACACTTGTTCGCGGTAATTTTGATTTAATTTACGGAATTGGATTCCTGCTTGCAAATGACGTAGCAAAAGTAGCAGAACAAAATCCTGATAACCAATTTGCGATTGTGGACAGTGTGGTTGAAGCTGACAACGTAGCGAGCATCGTGTTTAAAGAAGAACAAGGTTCATTCTTAGTTGGGGTTGTTGCCGGTTTAACGACTAAAACCAACAAAATCGGTTTCGTTGGCGGAGTTGACAGTGATCTTATTAACAAGTTCGAATTTGGATTCCGTGCTGGAGTAAAAGCAGTCAACCCAGATGCTACAGTTGAAGTTAACTATGCTGGTGCATTTGACAAGCCTGACCAAGGTATTTCAATTGCTTCTGCTATGTATGGTTCTGGCATTGACGTTATTTATCATGCTTCTGGTGCAACAGGAAACGGTGTATTTACAACGGCAAAAGATATTAAAATCAATGACCCTGAGCGTGAAATTTGGGTAATTGGCGTTGATAAAGACCAAGCTCCTGAAGGTGAATTAACGCTAGATAACGGTGAAACTGTAAACGTAACATTAACTTCAATGATTAAACGTGTAGACGTAGCTGTTAAAGACGTTGCTGAAAGAGCAATGAATGGTGAATTCCCTGGCGGAGAAATCGTAGAATATGGAATTGAGGAAAATGGTATCGGAATTTCTGAAACTCAAGACAATCTATCTGAAGATGTACTAACAGCTGTTGAGGAATGGCAACAAAAAATCCTTGATGGAGAAATAACAGTTCCTGCTACAGAAGAGGAATTCAATAACTTCGAATTGTAATTGGGAAAAGGCCGGATTACCGGCCTTTTCTTCTGAATAAAGACCCCTTATTACTTTGATCAAAGGCTTTTATTTAGGGAAACGATAAAGCCCTTTGATTAGAGTAATATAAATTCACAATCCAATTGATAGGAATAAGGAAAAATACGGAGGAGTGAAACTTAGTGGAGTATATTATTGAAATGCTCAATATTCGGAAAGAATTTCCTGGCATTGTTGCAAATGATAATGTAACACTCCAAGTCAAACCAGGAGAGATACATGCATTGCTAGGGGAAAATGGTGCGGGTAAATCCACATTAATGAATGTGTTATTCGGACTATATCAGCCAGAGCAAGGCGAAATCCGTGTCCGGGGTCATAAAGCTGATATAACCAGCCCTAATGTGGCAAACGATCTAGGAATCGGAATGGTGCATCAGCACTTTATGCTTGTCGATGATTTTACAGTTACGGAAAATATTATTTTAGGAAATGAGCCAACGGTCGGCAAAGCTTTTAATAATAAAAAGTTTGCAAGAAAAAAGGTACAAGAAATTTCGGAGCAATACGGATTAAAGGTTGATCCAGATGCAAAGATTTCAGATATTTCAGTTGGAATGCAGCAAAGGGTAGAAATTCTAAAAACGCTATACCGCGGCGCAGAAATTCTTATTTTTGATGAGCCGACGGCTGTTCTGACACCACAAGAGATTACGGATCTTATCCAAATTATGAAAAACCTGATTAAAGAAGGTAAATCGATCATTCTCATTACACACAAGCTGAAAGAAATTATGTCTGTGTGTGATCGTGTAACCGTTATCCGTAAAGGTGTCGGAATTGGTACTTTAAATGTTTCTGAGACCAACCCAAATGAACTGGCAAGTTTAATGGTTGGCCGTGATATTGTCTTTAAAACCGACAAGAAGGATGCGCAGCCAAAAGATGTCGTGTTTTCAATTGAAAAGTTAGTGGTAAAGGATTCTCGCGGTTTTAATGCTGTGAATCAGCTATCCCTTGAGGTGAGAGCCGGAGAAATCGTTGGGATTGCGGGTGTCGACGGGAATGGGCAGACTGAATTAATTGAAGCTATTACGGGTTTGCGTAAGATTGAATCAGGCTCCATTACATTAAACGGAAAACGAATTGATAACTTAAAGCCAAGAAAAATTACGGAGTCTGGAGTAGGACATATTCCGCAAGACCGTCATAAGCATGGACTGGTTCTAGACTACTCCGTCGGAGAAAACATGGTGCTGCAAACCTACTACCAGCAGCCTTTTTCCAAAAAGGGAATTCTTGACTTTAAAGAGATTTTCAAAAAAGCTAATCAGTTAATTGAAGAGTTTGATGTCAGAACTCCTTCTGCATATACGCCTGCGCGTGCCCTCTCTGGGGGAAATCAGCAAAAGGCCATTATTGGACGTGAAGTAGACCGAAACCCGGATCTTTTAATTGCTGCTCAGCCGACACGCGGATTAGATGTAGGAGCGATTGAGTTTATCCATCAGCGTTTGATTGAGCAAAGAGATGCAGAGAAAGCCGTTCTCCTCATTTCCTTTGAATTAGATGAAATTATGAATGTTAGTGACAGAATTGCTGTTATTTATGAAGGCAGTATTATTGCCATTGTCGATCCAAAGCAAACATCTGAACAAGAACTGGGATTATTAATGGCCGGAAGTAAGGTTAAGGCAGGTGAACAAAAGCATGAGTAATAAAGAAAAAACGAATAAATCGAACCGGAAGTTCACGCCAATTGCGATTCCGGTAATAGCCGTTATCATAGGACTTATTGCCGGGGCGATCATTATGGTTGCGACTGGATTTGATCCGATCGCTGCCTATCTTGCGCTTTGGTATGGATCTTTCGGGGATATTTATTACATCGGTGAAACGATTCGTCAAATGACCCCCTATGTATTTTCAGGTTTAGCAGTGGCGTTTGCATTCCGGACCGGACTATTTAATATCGGGGTTGAAGGTCAGCTTTTAGTAGGATGGGTTGCAGCCATCTGGTGCGGCTTAACCTTCGAAGGACTGCCTAAACTGATTCATTTACCATTAACGATCATCGTTGCCGCCTTGGCCGGTGCAATCTGGGCGTATTTGCCGGGGATATTAAAGGCAAAATACCGGATTTCCGAAGTTGTTGTAACGATTATGATGAACTATATTGCATTACATGCTACCAACGCATTTATCCGATCTGTATTAGCTGAAAATAGTGATTCTACCGAATATATCCCAGCTTCAGCTTCTCTGAGTTCTCCATTTTTACTGGAATTAACGGATTACTCAAGATTACACTGGGGAATTTTAATAGCATTGGCAGGAGCCTTCTTCGTGTGGTATCTCTTAGAAAAAACATCAAAAGGGTACGAGCTCAAAGCCGTTGGTTTTAACCAGCATGCTTCTCAATATGCGGGTATGAATGTCAACCGTAATATTGTCCTATCTATGGTTATCTCAGGAGGACTTGCAGGTCTGGCCGGAGCCATGGAGGGTCTTGGAACCTTTAACTATGCCTTTGTTCAATCAGCTTTTACGGGTATTGGGTTTGATGGGATCGCAGTAGCCTTGCTCGGAGGCAATACTGCCATCGGAGTTGTGATCGCAGCTCTATTATTTGGAGGCTTGAGCAATGGTGCCTTAACGATGCAAATGAATGCAATGGTGCCGACTGAACTTGTTGATATTATTGTTGCGCTAATTATATTCTTTGTAGGGTCAAGCTATTTAATCAAATGGTTATTTAATCGCCGTAAGAAGGAGGTGGAATAAGTGAGTTTCATGCAAGCCTTAGAAATTATCTTTCCAAGCATGATGGTTCTAGCTGCACCACTTATTCTTACAGCAATAGGCGGTGTTTTGTCAGAACGTGCAGGTGTTGTAAATATTGGTTTAGAAGGTCTTATGATCATCGGGGCATTTGCAGCCATTGTATTTAACTTAACGTTTCATGATGTGTTAGGTGACAAAACGAAATGGGTTGCCCTGCTAGTGGGGATGGTTGTAGGGGGAGTGTTCTCACTTTTACATGCACTTGCATCTATAACATTCCGGGCAGACCAAGTCATCAGTGGGGTGGCGATTAATCTATTAGCCTTAGGGATTGGTCTCTTTTATATTAAAAGTGTGTTTGGAAAAGGACAAACAGATCGGATCAGTGATCCATTCTACTCAACAAACATTCCATTTTTAAGCGATATTCCCATTATTGGTGATTTACTCTTTACAAAAGTATATTGGACTTCCTTTATTGCGATTGGACTCGCTATTATTGTTTGGATTGTTGTATACTACACTCCATTTGGTCTTCGTCTAAGAGCTGTCGGGGAGCACCCAATGGCAGCCGACACCATGGGGATCAATGTAACAAAAATGCGGTACTTAGCTGTGTTTTTAAGTGGACTTTTAGGAGGTCTTGGCGGAGCAGTTTTTGCACAAACAATCTCTCATGATTTTAGTCACGCAACCATTACCGGACAAGGCTTTATGGCAATTGCCGCCATGATATTCGGGAAATGGCATCCAATCGGTGCTGCAGGAGCCGCGATTTTCTTTGGTTTCGCCCAGTCATTAAGCCGAGTTGGCCCATCTCTCCCTTATATCGAAAATATTCCAGCTGTCATCCTGCTGATTGCACCATACGTGCTAACGATTATCGCATTAGCAGGTTTCATCGGCCGCTACGAAGGACCAAAAGCTTTAAATGTCCCTTATATTAAAGGAAAAAGATAAGATTTGTTTGCAGAGGTTAACTCCTATTATGGGGTTAGCCTTTTTTTTTTGGGGGTTTGTTAATTTTAAAAGAGTCTTTCGTGGGCCTATAATAGGAATTGGTTCGTGAGACTGCTCAAAAGTATATTTCACCAGGTCATAAATGGGAATTAGTTTGTGATTCCATCTATAAAAGACATTTTGTTCGTTTATAACAGGATTTGGTCCTTGAGACAGCTTATCAAGGCCATCTTATCCGCTCGTAAACCAAATTAGGTCTTTTAAACGCCTTCTAAAGGACTTTTGATCCCTTCATAAAAATGAATTGGTCCTTGAAACCCATTATTAAGGACCTTGTTTCTGTTCTTAAACAGGATTCGGTCCTTGAGACCTCTTATAAAAGATATTTCATCGGCTCCTGAACAGTGTCTAGTCTTTGATCCCCTGTAAGTAAAAGAAATTTCTTCTCCTATTATCTTTGAAGTCCTTTATGGAAGACCATCTTTCACTCATATTCTGTTATCTGTCTTGGCATTTGATCATGTTTTTTAATTAAATCGTGAAAATAACCAAACTCAGAAAGGTTTAAGCGAACTCAGATGTATTTAACCGAATTCAAAGGGTTTATAACCGACTCAGCCACGCGATGAACCGAACTGAGATTTGGATAACCGGACTCAGCCGTGCGATAACCGAACTCAGCCACGCCATACCGAACACAGAATTCGATAACCGAACTTAACCACCCAATAACCAATCACAACCATCCCAGCCACACCCCGCCAAACCCAATCTTCTCCACCAATTCCAAATACTTGTTTGAGGTTTGGCCAAAGATGTATAGTATAGTTACAAATTTCTTACACTATTTTTGAATGATAGATGAATGGAAGGACAGGAGGTTAATGAATGTCAGTCTTACATGAAGAGATTTTGGAAGGCAAAGGGTTTCGCCTGCATGTCGTGAAGGCAGACCAATTTAAAACAAATACACTAGTTTTTAAAATGAAAACCCCTTTAAATCGGGAGGATATTACGATTCGGGCTCTTTTACCTTATGTTTTGCAGGCGAGTACACAAAAATACCCGACCACCACTAAGCTGAGATCCTACCTCGATGAACTGTACGGTACGAGTCTATATGTGGATTTAGCCAAAAAAGGCGAATATCATGTCATTACCTTTTCGGTTGATATCGCTAATGAAAAATTTTTAAAGGATCAGACACCTCTACTTGAGAAAGCTTTTGAATTGCTTTCTGAGATCCTTTTAAAACCGCTTGTAATGAATGATGCGTTTGACAAGCAATCCGTTGAGCAGGAAAAACGGACATTAAAGCAGCGGATTCAGGCTGTTTATGATGATAAAATGCGGTATGCTGGCGTCCGATTAGTCGAGGAAATGTGTAAGGAGGAGCCTTATTCGCTGCCTTTGAACGGTTTTATAGAAGATGTGGACCCAATTACGCCAAGTTCCTTGTATCAGTATTACGCAAAGGCATTTACAGAAGATGAATTAGATCTGTTTGTTGTGGGTGATGTGGAAGTTGAGCGGGTCAAA encodes the following:
- a CDS encoding ClpP family protease — protein: MHSNEQEEREGQKDEPKSSALIDKIQQLGQTNVPTMAQDTNIHCLTIVGQIEGHMQLPPQNKTTKYEHLIPQIVAIEQNPKIEGLLVILNTVGGDVEAGLAIAEMLASLSKPTVSLVLGGGHSIGVPIAVACNYSFIAETATMTIHPVRLTGLVIGVPQTFEYLDKMQERVVSFVTRHSNVTEEKFKDLMFAKGNLTRDIGTNVVGKEAVEYGLIDASGGVGAALEKLNELIEQKKDSKEEGLVQ
- a CDS encoding ribonuclease J translates to MTLQTENIRIIPLGGVGEVGKNMYVVEVQDQLFILDAGIMLPETEMFGIDIVIPDMNYIIENQDRVKAILLSHGHEDHIGALPYLLRHVKAPVYGTKLTIAYAKTLVKEIGVKGTVKFFEINNQKTLKFDDVSVSFFRTNHTIPDSVGICIHTSLGTVVYTGDFKFDQSASKWYRSDLGKMAQIGQKGVLCLLSDSMQAETPGYTTSDSYLYKELSHSMQVSDGRIVAGCYSSDLIRIQQVLGAAAENNRRVIITGKNVKSNLDLAISLGYIQLEEECLIDSSEINDYADHELVFLVTGSHGDLFETLQKMATGQNRTLQIQANDTVLLSTHVPMGGEVFLFKTMDVLSRAGATVRSSHKLLHGDGHGSQEDLKLMLNLMKPKFFIPIRGEFKSLFAHANLARELGVESENIVIPDRGDVIELSENGIEQADKVTAGNVLIDGSGVGDIGNIVLRDRKLLSQDGIFIVVVTINKTKRSIVSGPEIISRGFVYVRESERLMEDSTAKVKEIVEKILQDSGSIDWALLKQNIRDQLHFYLFEQTKRRPMILPIIMEI
- a CDS encoding ABC transporter ATP-binding protein — translated: MEYIIEMLNIRKEFPGIVANDNVTLQVKPGEIHALLGENGAGKSTLMNVLFGLYQPEQGEIRVRGHKADITSPNVANDLGIGMVHQHFMLVDDFTVTENIILGNEPTVGKAFNNKKFARKKVQEISEQYGLKVDPDAKISDISVGMQQRVEILKTLYRGAEILIFDEPTAVLTPQEITDLIQIMKNLIKEGKSIILITHKLKEIMSVCDRVTVIRKGVGIGTLNVSETNPNELASLMVGRDIVFKTDKKDAQPKDVVFSIEKLVVKDSRGFNAVNQLSLEVRAGEIVGIAGVDGNGQTELIEAITGLRKIESGSITLNGKRIDNLKPRKITESGVGHIPQDRHKHGLVLDYSVGENMVLQTYYQQPFSKKGILDFKEIFKKANQLIEEFDVRTPSAYTPARALSGGNQQKAIIGREVDRNPDLLIAAQPTRGLDVGAIEFIHQRLIEQRDAEKAVLLISFELDEIMNVSDRIAVIYEGSIIAIVDPKQTSEQELGLLMAGSKVKAGEQKHE
- a CDS encoding YlzJ-like family protein; translation: MILYTIVPHDQIFPTDQAVYSAQKLIEYNGIPVLVEQEEDHSFRIVKVVSSDPNHFLREDCCPGTKISFFSSGS
- a CDS encoding DNA translocase FtsK, translated to MSKKKKRRSSQRKEIKRTIQYEIAALILLALTIVAALELGVIGNAIIFVFRFFFGEWYILLLLASISLSFYFMWKREWPYLFGRRLLGIYLITCSLLLLSHVTLFELLISENNLQQPSVIANTWELFWLDVNGETSTHDLGGGMIGAFLFAFSYFLVEDLGTKIVAYIIILIGLALLTGKTFGDLFGKGIERTGQFFKKQWATFRNDLSQFKEKRREKKEQQQSLQERIEILDPIDEDEDGLAALREEPIISNFAERAYKHNQKSSASIGSEKKSRNNDADLLEDQEGPSIQFTEVENKDYQLPPLHLLRMPKQSDQSGEYEFVHANAAKLERTFQSFGVKAKVTQVHIGPAVTKYEVHPDIGVKVSKIVNLSDDLALALAAKDIRIEAPIPGKSAIGIEVPNSEVAMVSLREVLDATIDVKPESKLLIALGRDITGEAVYAELNKMPHLLVAGATGSGKSVCINGIITSILMRAKPHEVKLMMIDPKMVELNVYNGIPHLLAPVVTDAKKASQALKKVVSEMERRYELFSHTGTRNIEGYNELVKKQNADREEKQPLLPYIVVLVDELADLMMVASNDVEDSITRLAQMARAAGIHLIIATQRPSVDVITGVIKANIPSRIAFAVSSQTDSRTILDMGGAEKLLGRGDMLFLPVGAAKPTRIQGAFMSDEEVEEVVNFVISQQKAQYNEDMIPEDIIEEHEDVDDELYEDAVDLVIEMQTASVSMLQRRFRIGYTRAARLIDEMEVRGIVGPYEGSKPRAVLVSKTNDEATPS
- a CDS encoding BMP family lipoprotein; amino-acid sequence: MKKLKFGFILSLVLALGTFLAACGNAGEEGEEGTGGNNAGGGAENAGDFTVAMVTDVGGVDDKSFNQSAWEGLQAFGAEQGLEQGTNGYHYLQSKGNADYATNLNTLVRGNFDLIYGIGFLLANDVAKVAEQNPDNQFAIVDSVVEADNVASIVFKEEQGSFLVGVVAGLTTKTNKIGFVGGVDSDLINKFEFGFRAGVKAVNPDATVEVNYAGAFDKPDQGISIASAMYGSGIDVIYHASGATGNGVFTTAKDIKINDPEREIWVIGVDKDQAPEGELTLDNGETVNVTLTSMIKRVDVAVKDVAERAMNGEFPGGEIVEYGIEENGIGISETQDNLSEDVLTAVEEWQQKILDGEITVPATEEEFNNFEL
- a CDS encoding GntR family transcriptional regulator, with amino-acid sequence MSMEPDHGHLYLQVIDRLKKRIEEGTYREKERLPSEFDLAKDLGVSRATLREALRVLEEENAVVRRHGVGTFVAPKPLLNSGIEQLHSVTGMIKNAGLRPRTIFLNSSEIGSTEEDKNRFMITDQDELLLVERVLTANGEPIVYCLDKIPKYILKEPFALNQDSIFNLIEEKAKCRIAYAVSEIEPVGYHEKISPLLNCDPEIALLLLKQLHYDEAERPVLYSVNYFRADAFRFQVVRRRNLFGGANSLKKQ